A DNA window from Parabacteroides johnsonii DSM 18315 contains the following coding sequences:
- a CDS encoding glycosyl hydrolase yields MSWKTICWEVILLGFLFSCTGSDKEPEDRKLQIDYDYLKSNFQQPDKAYGVNCWWWWLNGNVTKDAITKDLEAMKSRNFQGAMIFDAGGHNQRGNKDIPAGPLFGSKEWTDLFVFALDEAKRLGLEIGFNIQSGWNLGGPCVTPQYAAKQLTYSEQKVTGGKTLHLQLAEPEVHKGFYKDIVVLAFPSNKENETDEPVSNLDLKLGFHELGGSAPDCRFLLENNARGRDKKPDKTIYLVDMARIVDLTGQMDEKGLLSWDAPEGDWNIMRIGYTCTQSEVSTSSRDWQGNVLDYMDRSAFDFYWNTIVKPILQAAGEKHVGSTLKFMETDSWECGGMNWTDAFADEFRSYCGYDLKQYLPLIAGHVVNNIDTSNAFLADFRKTIAHLVATNHYARFAEHAHQHNMGIQPESAGPHAGPLDGMKNYGFSDIVMSEFWSPSPHRPRPQDRFFIKQASSAAHIYGKKIVGAESFTTIGPHWNDELWHDQKSAFDHEICAGLNRVYFHTFTCSPAEQGIPGQEYFAGTHVNPRVTWWSKSGPFIDYMHRVQMLAQEGTFVADVLYYYGDHVPNVYPFKHSDMPGAMFGFDYDVTDENILMKLGVEDGDIVVPGGRRYKVLVLPDHRVLSLPVLKKLEMLVKEGASVLGPKPQKAVSLSGGEKGVAEFKELADLLWGTTTGTTGQNQYGKGIVSWGISAREYLLSRNQPVDFAVEGNDSKTDFDYIHYIIDDAHVYFVSNQTAERQKINVRFRVSGLQPELWDALTGEIRDAGAFTQKEEKTIVPLTLEPYGSMCVVFHKEIACNKQGAKTGNDPDYEILQVLDGAWTVNFDPKWGGPSSVVFPELIDWTTHPDKGIKYYSGTAVYNKKFTANFEKNPTNRYYLQLENVKDVGIASVRINGKDKGVVWTKPFRVDITDGLKEGENDVIVEVTNSWFNRVAGDEMAVAPTKYTQTNVVLGNDFRGNAVSEITLEPSGLLGPVTIQVAVEQK; encoded by the coding sequence ATGAGTTGGAAAACAATATGTTGGGAAGTGATATTACTTGGCTTTCTTTTTAGCTGTACGGGTTCGGACAAGGAGCCTGAGGATAGAAAATTACAAATTGACTATGACTATTTGAAAAGCAATTTCCAGCAACCGGATAAAGCCTATGGTGTTAATTGTTGGTGGTGGTGGTTGAATGGAAATGTGACAAAAGATGCGATCACAAAAGATTTGGAAGCGATGAAGTCCCGGAACTTCCAAGGAGCTATGATCTTTGATGCCGGTGGACATAATCAGCGGGGGAATAAAGACATCCCTGCCGGGCCACTTTTTGGAAGTAAAGAGTGGACGGATCTTTTTGTCTTTGCTTTGGATGAGGCCAAACGTTTAGGATTGGAAATCGGTTTCAATATCCAAAGTGGGTGGAACTTGGGTGGACCATGTGTCACTCCGCAGTATGCAGCCAAGCAACTCACTTATTCCGAACAAAAGGTGACAGGAGGAAAAACGCTCCATTTGCAATTGGCGGAACCAGAAGTCCATAAAGGGTTTTACAAGGATATTGTCGTCCTTGCTTTTCCATCGAATAAAGAAAATGAAACAGATGAACCGGTCAGTAATCTGGATCTGAAGTTAGGTTTTCACGAACTGGGAGGCTCTGCTCCTGATTGCCGTTTTTTATTGGAGAATAATGCGCGTGGCAGAGACAAGAAACCGGATAAAACGATATATCTTGTTGATATGGCCCGAATAGTCGACCTTACAGGACAGATGGATGAAAAGGGCTTGCTTAGTTGGGATGCTCCTGAAGGCGACTGGAATATTATGCGTATCGGTTATACTTGTACCCAGTCCGAAGTTTCGACTTCCAGCAGGGATTGGCAAGGCAATGTCTTGGATTACATGGATCGGAGTGCATTTGATTTTTATTGGAATACAATCGTCAAGCCGATTCTTCAGGCGGCAGGTGAAAAGCATGTGGGATCGACATTGAAGTTTATGGAGACGGATAGCTGGGAGTGCGGGGGAATGAACTGGACGGATGCTTTTGCCGATGAATTCCGTTCATATTGCGGATACGATTTGAAACAATATTTGCCTCTTATTGCCGGCCACGTCGTGAATAATATCGACACTTCAAATGCTTTTCTGGCTGACTTCCGCAAGACGATAGCACATCTGGTCGCCACGAATCATTATGCCCGCTTTGCCGAACATGCTCACCAGCATAATATGGGAATTCAACCGGAGTCAGCAGGACCTCATGCCGGACCGTTGGATGGTATGAAGAATTATGGTTTCAGTGACATTGTGATGAGCGAGTTCTGGTCGCCTTCTCCGCACCGTCCGCGACCGCAGGACCGTTTCTTTATCAAGCAGGCCTCTTCCGCTGCCCATATTTACGGAAAGAAGATTGTGGGAGCCGAGTCTTTCACGACAATCGGTCCGCATTGGAACGATGAACTGTGGCACGACCAGAAGTCGGCATTCGACCATGAAATATGCGCTGGCCTGAACCGGGTGTATTTCCACACCTTTACTTGTTCACCTGCGGAGCAGGGAATACCGGGACAGGAATATTTTGCGGGTACACATGTGAACCCGCGTGTTACCTGGTGGAGTAAATCAGGCCCTTTCATCGATTATATGCATCGTGTACAGATGTTGGCGCAGGAAGGAACATTTGTTGCTGATGTCCTTTATTATTATGGCGATCACGTCCCGAATGTCTATCCCTTTAAACATTCGGATATGCCTGGTGCGATGTTCGGTTTTGATTACGATGTGACGGATGAAAACATTTTGATGAAATTAGGGGTCGAAGATGGAGATATTGTTGTTCCGGGGGGTAGGAGATATAAAGTGTTGGTTCTACCGGATCACCGGGTATTGTCGTTACCTGTATTGAAGAAATTGGAAATGCTGGTAAAAGAAGGAGCTTCAGTTCTCGGCCCGAAACCACAGAAAGCCGTATCGCTGTCCGGAGGAGAGAAGGGGGTTGCTGAATTTAAAGAATTGGCAGACCTACTTTGGGGAACGACAACCGGAACAACCGGGCAGAATCAATATGGCAAGGGTATTGTCTCTTGGGGAATAAGTGCCAGGGAATACCTGCTTTCACGGAACCAACCGGTTGATTTTGCAGTCGAAGGCAATGATAGCAAGACGGATTTTGATTACATCCATTATATAATCGATGATGCTCATGTTTATTTTGTCAGCAATCAGACAGCGGAACGGCAAAAGATCAACGTACGTTTTCGCGTATCGGGACTACAGCCGGAGTTATGGGATGCCCTTACCGGAGAGATACGGGATGCAGGGGCTTTTACCCAGAAAGAAGAAAAGACGATCGTTCCCTTGACGTTGGAACCTTACGGTTCTATGTGTGTGGTGTTCCATAAGGAGATTGCTTGTAACAAGCAAGGTGCGAAAACCGGTAATGATCCTGATTATGAAATTTTGCAAGTGTTGGATGGTGCCTGGACTGTCAATTTTGATCCGAAATGGGGAGGGCCGTCATCTGTTGTATTCCCGGAATTGATAGATTGGACGACGCATCCGGATAAAGGAATCAAATATTATTCGGGAACGGCAGTCTATAATAAGAAATTTACTGCTAATTTTGAAAAGAATCCGACAAATCGGTATTATCTGCAACTCGAAAATGTAAAGGATGTCGGGATTGCCTCTGTTCGTATTAACGGGAAAGACAAGGGAGTTGTCTGGACAAAGCCTTTCCGTGTGGATATAACAGACGGTTTGAAGGAAGGAGAAAACGATGTGATTGTAGAAGTGACCAATTCCTGGTTTAACCGGGTTGCAGGTGATGAGATGGCTGTGGCCCCAACCAAGTATACACAAACGAATGTCGTTTTGGGAAATGACTTTAGAGGAAATGCAGTATCCGAGATAACGTTGGAACCTTCTGGTCTGTTGGGACCAGTAACGATACAGGTTGCGGTGGAACAGAAGTAG